A region from the Streptomyces tsukubensis genome encodes:
- a CDS encoding ArsR/SmtB family transcription factor — MSEVLSALADPMRRRILDALADHGSATATVLAAELPVSRQAIVKHLGILDRAGLVGARRAGRETRFTVRPDRLTTAARWMTRVASDWDSRLDAIKRLAETPGTD, encoded by the coding sequence ATGTCGGAAGTGCTGTCCGCGCTGGCGGACCCCATGCGCCGCCGGATACTCGACGCCCTCGCGGACCACGGCAGCGCGACCGCCACCGTCCTCGCCGCCGAACTGCCCGTCAGCCGCCAGGCGATCGTGAAGCACCTCGGCATCCTCGACCGCGCCGGTCTGGTCGGCGCTCGCCGGGCCGGCCGGGAGACCCGTTTCACGGTCCGCCCCGACCGGCTGACGACGGCCGCCCGCTGGATGACCCGGGTCGCGTCCGACTGGGACTCCCGTCTCGACGCGATCAAACGCCTCGCGGAGACCCCGGGAACGGACTGA
- a CDS encoding phosphatidate cytidylyltransferase, producing MSGALVAGEAFGRAIPLVAGALGASGLAVAALPARIRMRTELRRRWRTWAIAAPVFLGALFLGAGGAFALAAGLGVIAVAEYVRLAGLSRADQAVLTAAAVVLPGLAWQAPSALDARTAGVLLLAAALPSLLSGDGASGFTRTARTAFGLLWIPLALTGLVTLGETAVAVGLAVALGDVGAWCGGTALGRRGPLARPLSPLSPNKTWAGVAGAALATGSVLLAVGAFSPGLWAAVLAGCVLGDLLESMVKREAGVKDAGDWLPGFGGLLDRIDSLLPALLLAAVVTA from the coding sequence ATGAGCGGCGCTCTGGTGGCGGGCGAGGCCTTCGGACGGGCGATACCGCTGGTCGCGGGGGCGCTGGGGGCGAGCGGGCTGGCGGTGGCGGCACTGCCCGCGCGGATCCGGATGCGTACCGAACTGCGCCGCCGCTGGCGGACCTGGGCGATCGCGGCACCGGTCTTCCTGGGGGCGCTGTTCCTCGGCGCGGGCGGGGCGTTCGCGCTGGCGGCCGGGCTCGGGGTGATCGCGGTGGCCGAATACGTACGCCTCGCGGGGCTGTCCCGGGCCGATCAGGCGGTGCTGACGGCCGCGGCGGTGGTGCTGCCGGGGCTGGCGTGGCAGGCGCCGTCCGCTCTGGACGCGCGGACCGCCGGGGTGCTGCTGCTTGCGGCGGCGCTGCCGTCGCTGCTGTCGGGTGACGGCGCGTCGGGATTCACCCGGACCGCCCGGACGGCCTTCGGCCTGCTGTGGATCCCGCTGGCGCTCACCGGTCTGGTGACGCTCGGGGAGACCGCGGTCGCGGTGGGTCTGGCGGTGGCGCTGGGCGACGTCGGCGCGTGGTGCGGCGGTACGGCGCTGGGGCGGCGCGGCCCGCTGGCCCGTCCGCTGTCGCCGCTCTCCCCGAACAAGACCTGGGCCGGGGTGGCCGGTGCCGCGCTGGCCACCGGGTCGGTGCTGCTCGCGGTCGGGGCGTTCTCCCCGGGTCTGTGGGCGGCGGTGCTGGCCGGCTGTGTCCTGGGCGATCTGCTGGAGTCGATGGTGAAACGGGAGGCGGGCGTCAAGGACGCGGGTGACTGGCTGCCCGGTTTCGGCGGTCTGCTGGACCGTATCGACTCCCTGCTGCCCGCGCTGCTGCTGGCCGCGGTGGTGACGGCATGA
- a CDS encoding GNAT family N-acetyltransferase has product MSQPSSAAPAAGPAAPVVVHTFRLTPAERAELRAFLHDAFEGDFSDEDFEHGLGGMHALIRDPEGALVAHGSVVMRRVLHGGRWYRVGYVEAMGVRADHRRRGLGGAVLAALEEIVAKAYDFGALSASEDGEKLYRSRGWRQWAGRIEGVAPEGLVRLAEEEGSTYVWGRIPAPEDALAFDWRDGDVL; this is encoded by the coding sequence ATGTCGCAGCCTTCTTCAGCAGCCCCCGCCGCCGGTCCCGCCGCCCCCGTCGTCGTCCACACCTTCCGGCTCACCCCCGCCGAACGCGCCGAACTCCGCGCCTTCCTGCACGACGCCTTCGAAGGGGACTTCTCCGACGAGGACTTCGAGCACGGTCTCGGCGGAATGCACGCCCTGATCCGCGACCCCGAAGGCGCGCTCGTGGCGCACGGCTCCGTCGTGATGCGGCGGGTCCTGCACGGCGGGCGCTGGTACCGCGTCGGATATGTGGAGGCCATGGGCGTCCGCGCCGACCACCGCCGCCGGGGTCTCGGCGGCGCGGTGCTGGCTGCCCTCGAAGAGATCGTGGCCAAGGCCTACGACTTCGGCGCGCTCTCCGCGTCCGAGGACGGCGAGAAGCTCTACCGCTCGCGCGGCTGGCGGCAGTGGGCCGGGCGGATCGAAGGGGTCGCCCCCGAGGGGCTGGTCCGGCTCGCCGAGGAGGAGGGGTCCACCTATGTATGGGGCCGGATCCCGGCCCCGGAGGACGCGCTCGCCTTCGACTGGCGCGACGGCGACGTCCTCTGA
- a CDS encoding SRPBCC family protein — protein sequence MSENTTAAPERDRIEKEIDIAAPPERVWAVLTEPEHVGAWFGLGEPAPVDLRPGGTMFLDHGEHGQFPTTIVTVEPPRRFAYRWASAYPGEQAGEGNSTLVEFTLTQVGDGTRLRVVETGFAALSIPEERRATASYESHEGGWEGQVVNIKTYAETGRTEGAAGGSCEDAGTDG from the coding sequence ATGAGTGAGAACACCACCGCGGCCCCGGAGCGGGACCGCATCGAGAAGGAGATCGACATCGCGGCGCCGCCGGAGCGGGTCTGGGCGGTGCTGACCGAGCCCGAGCACGTGGGGGCCTGGTTCGGGCTGGGCGAACCGGCCCCGGTGGATCTGCGCCCCGGGGGCACGATGTTCCTGGACCACGGCGAGCACGGACAGTTCCCGACCACCATCGTCACGGTGGAGCCGCCGCGCAGGTTCGCCTACCGCTGGGCTTCCGCGTACCCCGGCGAGCAGGCCGGGGAGGGCAATTCGACCCTGGTCGAGTTCACCCTCACCCAGGTCGGGGACGGCACCCGGCTGCGGGTCGTCGAGACCGGCTTCGCCGCGCTGTCGATCCCCGAGGAGCGCCGGGCCACCGCCTCGTACGAGAGCCACGAAGGCGGCTGGGAGGGTCAGGTCGTCAACATCAAGACCTATGCCGAGACCGGGAGGACCGAGGGTGCGGCCGGGGGCTCCTGCGAGGACGCCGGAACGGACGGGTGA
- a CDS encoding CDP-alcohol phosphatidyltransferase family protein, producing MNGLYALKPWYASRLAGVRGVLVRRGVSPDALTAAGVGCAAGAAAALAFLPAPLAALPVAVLLAARLACANLDGAVARDTGRTGPRGALHNELGDRAADLLVLAGFLTLAPLWLVAVAGLAATLPSWVSLAGAAAGAPRLNGGPVGKTERCLLVVVAAASGWAVPVLAVLAAGSALTALLRLARLRKELAR from the coding sequence ATGAACGGCCTCTACGCTCTCAAGCCCTGGTACGCGTCCCGGCTCGCCGGGGTCCGCGGCGTACTGGTTCGGCGCGGGGTGTCCCCCGACGCCCTCACGGCCGCCGGTGTCGGCTGCGCCGCCGGTGCCGCCGCGGCCCTCGCCTTCCTGCCCGCGCCGCTGGCCGCACTGCCGGTCGCGGTCCTGCTCGCGGCCCGGCTGGCCTGCGCCAATCTCGACGGCGCCGTCGCCCGGGACACCGGCCGCACCGGCCCGCGCGGCGCACTCCACAACGAGTTGGGCGACCGGGCTGCGGATCTGCTGGTGCTGGCCGGGTTTCTGACGCTCGCCCCGCTGTGGCTGGTGGCCGTCGCCGGGCTCGCCGCGACCCTCCCCTCGTGGGTGTCGTTGGCGGGCGCGGCGGCCGGGGCCCCGCGGCTGAACGGCGGTCCTGTCGGCAAGACGGAGCGCTGTCTGCTGGTGGTCGTGGCGGCGGCATCCGGCTGGGCCGTACCGGTGCTGGCGGTGCTGGCCGCGGGCTCGGCGCTGACCGCGCTGCTGCGGCTGGCCCGGCTCCGGAAGGAGCTGGCCCGATGA